The Nocardioides sp. S-1144 genome includes a region encoding these proteins:
- a CDS encoding LytR C-terminal domain-containing protein gives MSDRPTQRGVVFPSPVVVLSIVAVAMAAIAFFVTRGVEPDERDVATTVQSTPSETPSAEPSRKPGREKPKPKPIERDRVFVEVYNNSGITGLAGSVGTQATDAGWKVVGTDNWYGTVSGNTVFFPERLERAAKQLALDLGIQRTAPAVGQMRLDRLTIVLTSPL, from the coding sequence ATGAGCGACCGCCCCACGCAGCGCGGCGTGGTCTTCCCCTCGCCGGTCGTCGTCCTGAGCATCGTCGCGGTCGCCATGGCCGCGATCGCCTTCTTCGTCACCCGCGGCGTCGAGCCCGACGAGCGCGACGTCGCGACCACGGTGCAGTCGACGCCGAGCGAGACCCCGAGCGCCGAGCCGTCCAGGAAGCCCGGCAGGGAGAAGCCGAAGCCGAAGCCGATCGAGCGCGACCGCGTCTTCGTCGAGGTCTACAACAACTCCGGCATCACCGGGCTGGCCGGCAGCGTCGGCACGCAGGCCACCGACGCGGGTTGGAAGGTCGTCGGCACCGACAACTGGTACGGCACCGTGTCCGGCAACACCGTGTTCTTCCCCGAGCGCCTCGAGCGCGCGGCCAAGCAGCTCGCCCTCGACCTCGGCATCCAGCGCACGGCACCGGCCGTGGGCCAGATGCGGCTCGACCGGCTCACGATCGTCCTCACCAGCCCGCTCTGA
- a CDS encoding sensor histidine kinase — MTPTVTQPPTQPPTDPAPAPVTPARSVEPRAGRPVAPARPGVVRRLVRDTAYLASGLVLGVVGLCVSVAGLAAGLGLLVVWVGLAVLVGTVLLSRGLAHVQRSQLRTLQGRPAPLPTYLVAPAGSGPVRRLLTPLRDPQSWLDVLWGLVGFVTGLAGSCLAAAWWAAVANGLTYWFWQQWLPEGDTSGLVELVGWGEGRRDESLLQLGVGLVALVTLPLVVRACAAVHAGVADTLLSSRARLQSEVRQVADSRTSARLAEADSLRRLERDIHDGPQQRLVRLTMDLGRARRQLAQDPDRAAAILDEALQQARDTVGELRALSRGIAPPLLVDRGLRVALEEQLQRATVPVASHVEIPDRLPPHVETTVYFVVAEAFTNIAKHSGAQRAALAVTHAGGRVAVVVQDDGAGGAHVAKGSGLAGLAQRLAGVEGTLDVDSPPGGPTVLRATLPAGDDARP; from the coding sequence ATGACCCCGACCGTGACCCAGCCCCCGACGCAGCCCCCGACCGATCCCGCGCCCGCGCCCGTGACGCCGGCGCGGTCCGTCGAGCCGCGGGCCGGGCGCCCGGTCGCCCCGGCGCGCCCCGGTGTCGTGCGCCGCCTGGTGCGCGACACCGCGTACCTGGCCTCGGGTCTGGTGCTCGGGGTGGTCGGTCTCTGCGTCAGCGTCGCCGGCCTGGCCGCCGGGCTCGGCCTGCTGGTCGTCTGGGTCGGGCTGGCCGTGCTCGTCGGCACCGTGCTGCTCTCGCGCGGCCTGGCCCACGTCCAGCGCAGCCAGCTGCGCACCCTCCAGGGACGCCCGGCGCCGCTGCCGACGTACCTGGTCGCGCCGGCCGGCTCGGGCCCCGTGCGCCGGCTGCTGACGCCGCTGCGCGACCCGCAGTCGTGGCTCGACGTGCTGTGGGGCCTGGTCGGCTTCGTCACCGGTCTGGCCGGCTCCTGCCTCGCGGCGGCCTGGTGGGCCGCGGTCGCGAACGGCCTGACGTACTGGTTCTGGCAGCAGTGGCTGCCGGAGGGCGACACGTCCGGGCTGGTGGAGCTGGTCGGGTGGGGCGAGGGCCGGCGCGACGAGAGCCTGCTCCAGCTCGGCGTCGGCCTGGTCGCCCTGGTCACGCTGCCGCTGGTGGTGCGGGCCTGCGCCGCGGTGCACGCCGGCGTCGCCGACACGCTCCTGTCCAGCCGGGCCCGGCTGCAGTCGGAGGTGCGCCAGGTCGCCGACAGCCGGACCTCGGCGCGCCTGGCCGAGGCCGACTCGCTGCGCCGGCTCGAGCGCGACATCCACGACGGCCCGCAGCAGCGCCTGGTGCGGCTGACGATGGACCTCGGCCGGGCCCGCCGGCAGCTCGCGCAGGACCCCGACCGGGCCGCCGCCATCCTCGACGAGGCGCTGCAGCAGGCTCGCGACACGGTGGGCGAGCTGCGCGCGCTGTCCCGGGGGATCGCGCCGCCGCTGCTCGTCGACCGGGGCCTGCGGGTCGCGCTGGAGGAGCAGCTCCAGCGCGCGACCGTCCCCGTCGCCTCCCACGTCGAGATCCCCGACCGGCTGCCGCCGCACGTGGAGACGACCGTCTACTTCGTCGTCGCCGAGGCGTTCACCAACATCGCCAAGCACAGCGGCGCGCAGCGGGCCGCGCTCGCCGTCACCCACGCCGGGGGCCGGGTCGCGGTCGTCGTCCAGGACGACGGCGCGGGCGGCGCCCACGTCGCGAAGGGCTCCGGCCTCGCGGGTCTGGCCCAGCGGCTGGCCGGTGTCGAGGGCACGCTGGACGTCGACTCGCCGCCCGGCGGCCCGACCGTGCTGCGGGCCACGCTCCCGGCCGGGGATGATGCTCGGCCATGA
- the otsB gene encoding trehalose-phosphatase gives MEFTSSQGEQRYAALVRVAAETVVGLDFDGVLAPIVDDPSAAHIHPDAGEVLVGLGAQVLAVAVITGRPARQALDLGGLEEVGTAMGDAGKDLYLFGQYGNERWSSTNRRVIGPRPPHGLASFEGELPRVLRRVDAGEAYVEDKGLAVAVHTRRLPDAEAAFARLLPELEALAARHDLVVEPGRSVIEVRSPGSHKGTAVRTIVEELDAGGFLFAGDDLGDLEAFEAVRQLGDDGMPTLLVASSSDEENALVGLADVVVPGPAGVLTLLRQLTEDAASLRA, from the coding sequence GTGGAGTTCACCTCGAGCCAGGGGGAGCAGCGGTACGCCGCCCTGGTGCGCGTCGCCGCGGAGACCGTCGTCGGGCTCGACTTCGACGGCGTCCTGGCGCCGATCGTCGACGACCCGTCCGCGGCCCACATCCACCCCGACGCCGGCGAGGTGCTGGTCGGCCTCGGCGCGCAGGTGCTCGCGGTCGCCGTCATCACCGGGCGCCCGGCGCGCCAGGCCCTCGACCTCGGCGGGCTCGAGGAGGTCGGCACCGCGATGGGCGACGCCGGCAAGGACCTCTACCTCTTCGGCCAGTACGGCAACGAGCGGTGGAGCTCGACGAACCGGCGGGTCATCGGCCCGCGACCGCCGCACGGCCTGGCCAGCTTCGAGGGCGAGCTGCCGCGCGTGCTGCGGCGGGTCGACGCCGGGGAGGCCTACGTGGAGGACAAGGGCCTGGCGGTCGCCGTCCACACCCGGCGGCTGCCCGACGCCGAGGCGGCCTTCGCCCGGCTGCTGCCCGAGCTCGAGGCGCTCGCGGCCCGCCACGACCTGGTCGTCGAGCCCGGCCGCAGCGTGATCGAGGTCCGCTCGCCGGGCTCGCACAAGGGCACCGCCGTCCGGACCATCGTCGAGGAGCTCGACGCCGGCGGCTTCCTCTTCGCCGGCGACGACCTCGGTGACCTCGAGGCCTTCGAGGCCGTGCGGCAGCTCGGCGACGACGGGATGCCGACCCTGCTGGTCGCCTCGTCCTCCGACGAGGAGAACGCCCTGGTCGGCCTCGCCGACGTCGTTGTCCCCGGCCCCGCCGGGGTGCTCACGCTGCTGCGCCAGCTCACCGAGGACGCCGCCTCCCTCCGCGCCTGA
- a CDS encoding M15 family metallopeptidase, whose translation MPRLRAALAALALTTTGIVGVGAATSAPAHADECYSWSGSLAEGASGPEVAELQTRVAGWIGDGTNMAIDGQFGPQTTRAVQGFQSAHGLAADGVAGQATFEAIYELQNADCSTAHFSWAEVSQNCGAGGFAGGSVDEATVKENLERSMWRAEALRHRLGNHPLTVTDGFRSASCDVAVGGSGSGQHTYGNALDLVGHDFCSMAQTATTTGYGGILGPGFPDHDDHVHVDLRSPSYWSAPSCGV comes from the coding sequence ATGCCCCGCCTGCGCGCGGCCCTCGCCGCCCTCGCCCTCACCACGACCGGCATCGTCGGCGTCGGCGCCGCCACGTCGGCACCCGCGCACGCCGACGAGTGCTACTCCTGGAGCGGCAGCCTGGCCGAAGGGGCGAGCGGACCCGAGGTCGCCGAGCTCCAGACGCGGGTCGCCGGCTGGATCGGCGACGGCACCAACATGGCCATCGACGGCCAGTTCGGCCCGCAGACCACCCGCGCGGTCCAGGGGTTCCAGTCCGCGCACGGCCTGGCCGCGGACGGCGTCGCCGGCCAGGCCACCTTCGAGGCGATCTACGAGCTGCAGAACGCCGACTGCTCGACCGCCCACTTCTCCTGGGCCGAGGTCAGCCAGAACTGCGGCGCCGGCGGGTTCGCGGGCGGCTCGGTCGACGAGGCCACGGTCAAGGAGAACCTGGAGCGCTCGATGTGGCGCGCCGAGGCGCTGCGGCACCGGCTCGGGAACCACCCGCTCACCGTCACCGACGGCTTCCGGTCGGCGTCGTGCGACGTCGCGGTCGGCGGCAGCGGCTCGGGCCAGCACACCTACGGCAACGCCCTGGACCTGGTCGGCCACGACTTCTGCAGCATGGCGCAGACCGCCACCACCACCGGCTACGGCGGCATCCTCGGTCCCGGCTTCCCCGACCACGACGACCACGTGCACGTCGACCTGCGCTCCCCGTCGTACTGGTCCGCCCCGAGCTGCGGCGTCTGA
- a CDS encoding alpha/beta fold hydrolase encodes MDLIPKPDQVVSAAGNLAHTVLYGGLADLRPMPRTLIDDGTLREVYHYRPAARVLEQGDPVLLVTPLAAPALCYDLRRGCSLVEHLVTEGRPTYLVEYGPVSFRDRNLGMEHWIEEVVPAAVRATSAHAGGRPVHVVGWSLGGLFTLLAAAADQELPIASVTVLGAPVDVSQVPLVAPLRPLLDVAHGHGLVTRAYRVLGGAPTPLVRWAYQLSSFQKLVTKPLAKATRYDDADFLAQIQAVDRFTAGMTAYPGRTFGQLYHRFVKGNALVTGVLDVGGREVALADVTVPVLVLAGATDGIAPVGAVKAVVPLLTGSPEVQFEIVPGGHLGMLTGRAARGSTWAVLDDWLGQWSGAGDEPVPPAPSDDDPSDDVPIGTSRRRTHGSGASRSLAP; translated from the coding sequence GTGGACCTCATCCCCAAGCCCGACCAGGTCGTCTCGGCGGCGGGCAACCTCGCGCACACGGTCCTGTACGGCGGGCTGGCCGACCTCCGGCCGATGCCGCGCACGCTGATCGACGACGGCACCCTGCGCGAGGTCTACCACTACCGGCCGGCGGCCCGGGTGCTCGAGCAGGGCGACCCCGTCCTGCTGGTGACCCCCCTGGCCGCCCCCGCGCTCTGCTACGACCTGCGCCGCGGCTGCTCGCTGGTCGAACACCTGGTCACCGAGGGCCGGCCGACCTACCTCGTCGAGTACGGCCCGGTGTCGTTCCGCGACCGCAACCTCGGCATGGAGCACTGGATCGAGGAGGTCGTCCCGGCCGCCGTCCGGGCCACGTCCGCGCACGCCGGTGGACGCCCGGTCCACGTCGTCGGCTGGAGCCTCGGCGGGCTGTTCACGCTGCTCGCCGCCGCCGCCGACCAGGAGCTGCCGATCGCCTCCGTCACCGTCCTCGGGGCGCCGGTCGACGTCAGCCAGGTCCCGCTCGTCGCACCGCTGCGGCCGCTCCTCGACGTCGCCCACGGCCACGGCCTGGTCACCCGGGCCTACCGCGTCCTCGGTGGGGCGCCCACCCCCCTCGTGCGGTGGGCCTACCAGCTGTCGTCGTTCCAGAAGCTCGTCACCAAGCCGCTCGCGAAGGCCACCCGCTACGACGACGCCGACTTCCTCGCCCAGATCCAGGCCGTCGACCGGTTCACGGCGGGGATGACCGCCTACCCCGGTCGCACGTTCGGCCAGCTCTACCACCGCTTCGTCAAGGGCAACGCCCTCGTGACGGGCGTCCTCGACGTCGGCGGCCGGGAGGTCGCCCTCGCCGACGTCACCGTGCCCGTGCTCGTCCTCGCCGGCGCGACCGACGGGATCGCGCCGGTCGGCGCGGTCAAGGCGGTCGTGCCGCTGCTGACCGGCTCGCCCGAGGTCCAGTTCGAGATCGTGCCCGGCGGCCACCTCGGCATGCTCACCGGCCGCGCCGCGCGTGGCTCCACGTGGGCCGTCCTCGACGACTGGCTCGGCCAGTGGTCCGGCGCCGGCGACGAGCCGGTGCCGCCGGCCCCCTCCGACGACGACCCCTCCGACGACGTCCCCATCGGGACGTCGCGGCGCCGCACCCACGGCTCGGGGGCATCGCGCTCGCTCGCCCCCTGA
- a CDS encoding DUF3263 domain-containing protein, with amino-acid sequence MEAQRHDESGDPNGQEAAGTLSDRDREILAFERQWWKFAGAKESAVREKFDMSSTRYYQVLNALIDRPEAIAADPLLVRRLRRLRSERQRQRSARRLGFEL; translated from the coding sequence ATGGAAGCCCAGCGGCACGACGAGTCCGGCGACCCGAACGGCCAGGAGGCCGCCGGGACGCTGAGCGACCGCGACCGTGAGATCCTCGCGTTCGAGCGACAGTGGTGGAAGTTCGCGGGGGCCAAGGAGAGCGCGGTCCGGGAGAAGTTCGACATGAGCTCGACCCGCTACTACCAGGTCCTCAACGCCCTCATCGACCGTCCCGAGGCCATCGCCGCCGACCCGCTCCTGGTCCGCCGGCTGCGCCGGCTGCGCTCCGAGCGGCAGCGCCAGCGCTCCGCCCGCCGACTCGGGTTCGAGCTCTAG
- a CDS encoding MoaD/ThiS family protein, with amino-acid sequence MSVSVRVPTILRTYTGGESEVSATGSTLAEVLGDLDASYPGIRARILDEDGRLRRFVNVYVGNDDVRFLENLDTATPDGVQVSVIPAVAGG; translated from the coding sequence GTGAGCGTCTCCGTCCGCGTCCCGACCATCCTGCGCACCTACACCGGCGGCGAGTCCGAGGTGAGCGCCACCGGGTCCACCCTGGCCGAGGTGCTCGGCGACCTCGACGCCTCCTACCCCGGCATCCGGGCTCGGATCCTCGACGAGGACGGCCGGCTGCGCCGCTTCGTCAACGTCTACGTCGGCAACGACGACGTCCGGTTCCTCGAGAACCTCGACACCGCCACCCCCGACGGCGTCCAGGTCTCGGTCATCCCAGCCGTCGCCGGCGGCTGA
- the thrC gene encoding threonine synthase produces MSAPTIDQPTTTATGPGPVREGAFGNARSLVCRECRHEVDLGPHYACPECFGPLEIAYDFPVVTREEIAAGPRNIWRYKALLPVPTDIEQSPNTEPGFTRLLKATNLGAELGIDNLWVKDDSTNPTNSFKDRVVACALSAARELGATTFACPSTGNLANAVAAAGARAGIRTVVFIPSNLEQPKQVNSAIFTDQLVAVNGNYDDVNKLASEIAGEEEGWAFVNVNVRPFYAEGSKTLGYEIAEQLGWRLPDQIVIPVASGSQLTKVHKAFQELIALGLVEDKPYRVFGAQATGCSPVSIAYKAETDAIRPVKPDTIAKSLAIGNPADGIYVLDICRESGGAVEDVSDDEVRAGIVLLARTEGIFTETAGGTTVAVTRKLVETGQLDPALETVVINTGHGLKTLDAVSGIVSAAATIEPSYDAFRATGLGA; encoded by the coding sequence ATGAGCGCTCCCACGATCGACCAGCCCACCACGACGGCCACGGGACCCGGCCCCGTCCGCGAGGGTGCCTTCGGCAACGCCCGCAGCCTGGTGTGCCGCGAGTGTCGTCACGAGGTCGACCTCGGCCCGCACTACGCGTGCCCCGAGTGCTTCGGTCCCCTCGAGATCGCCTACGACTTCCCCGTGGTGACCCGCGAGGAGATCGCGGCCGGCCCCCGCAACATCTGGCGCTACAAGGCGCTGCTGCCGGTGCCGACCGACATCGAGCAGAGCCCGAACACCGAGCCCGGCTTCACCCGGCTGCTCAAGGCCACCAACCTCGGCGCCGAGCTCGGCATCGACAACCTGTGGGTCAAGGACGACTCGACCAACCCCACCAACTCCTTCAAGGACCGGGTCGTGGCCTGCGCGCTGAGCGCGGCCCGCGAGCTGGGCGCGACGACGTTCGCCTGCCCCAGCACCGGCAACCTCGCGAACGCCGTCGCCGCGGCCGGCGCCCGGGCCGGCATCCGCACGGTGGTGTTCATCCCGAGCAACCTGGAGCAGCCCAAGCAGGTGAACTCGGCCATCTTCACCGACCAGCTCGTCGCGGTGAACGGCAACTACGACGACGTCAACAAGCTCGCCTCGGAGATCGCCGGCGAGGAGGAGGGCTGGGCGTTCGTCAACGTCAACGTGCGCCCCTTCTACGCCGAGGGCTCCAAGACCCTGGGCTACGAGATCGCCGAGCAGCTCGGCTGGCGGCTGCCCGACCAGATCGTCATCCCGGTCGCCTCCGGCTCGCAGCTGACCAAGGTGCACAAGGCCTTCCAGGAGCTGATCGCCCTCGGCCTCGTCGAGGACAAGCCGTACCGCGTCTTCGGCGCGCAGGCCACCGGCTGCTCGCCGGTCTCGATCGCCTACAAGGCCGAGACCGACGCCATCCGCCCGGTCAAGCCCGACACCATCGCCAAGAGCCTGGCGATCGGCAACCCGGCCGACGGCATCTACGTGCTCGACATCTGCCGGGAGTCCGGCGGGGCGGTCGAGGACGTCTCCGACGACGAGGTCCGCGCCGGCATCGTGCTGCTCGCGCGCACCGAGGGCATCTTCACCGAGACCGCCGGCGGCACCACCGTCGCGGTGACCCGCAAGCTCGTGGAGACCGGCCAGCTCGACCCGGCGCTCGAGACCGTCGTCATCAACACCGGCCACGGGCTGAAGACCCTCGACGCTGTCTCCGGGATCGTCTCCGCGGCCGCCACCATCGAGCCGTCGTACGACGCCTTCCGGGCCACCGGCCTCGGCGCCTGA
- a CDS encoding M15 family metallopeptidase: protein MTSRTTWDDVVLMCDDAVTSVPVEDAGDALVDVAGVLAFTGATVAARHVRRPVLDRLLDAAAALPSDLRLALNEGYRPPALQRHYFERYAARLGTERPTDDAATIHRLASRFISPPAVAPHTAGAAVDVVLTTPGGEVLDVGCPLDASPEESGGRCYTAHPDVTGDALLLRRELVGAMSGAGLVNYPTEWWHWSYGDRYWAQATGAPHALFGATGFDPADGG from the coding sequence GTGACGAGCCGCACCACCTGGGACGACGTCGTGCTGATGTGCGACGACGCCGTCACCTCGGTGCCGGTCGAGGACGCCGGCGACGCCCTGGTCGACGTCGCGGGGGTGCTCGCCTTCACCGGCGCGACCGTCGCGGCCCGCCACGTTCGCCGTCCGGTGCTCGACCGCCTGCTCGACGCCGCCGCCGCCCTGCCGTCCGACCTGCGCCTGGCCCTCAACGAGGGCTACCGACCGCCGGCGCTGCAGCGCCACTACTTCGAGCGCTACGCCGCCCGCCTCGGCACCGAGCGGCCCACCGACGACGCCGCGACGATCCACCGGCTCGCGAGCCGCTTCATCTCCCCGCCCGCGGTCGCGCCCCACACGGCCGGGGCCGCGGTCGACGTGGTGCTCACGACGCCCGGCGGCGAGGTCCTCGACGTCGGCTGCCCGCTCGACGCCAGCCCCGAGGAGAGCGGCGGGCGCTGCTACACCGCCCACCCCGACGTCACCGGCGACGCCCTGCTCCTGCGCCGCGAGCTGGTGGGCGCGATGAGCGGGGCGGGACTGGTGAACTACCCGACCGAGTGGTGGCACTGGTCCTACGGCGACCGCTACTGGGCCCAGGCCACCGGTGCCCCGCACGCGCTGTTCGGCGCGACCGGGTTCGATCCCGCCGACGGCGGGTAG
- a CDS encoding Gfo/Idh/MocA family protein — protein MTHDGTADRPVRWGILATGKIARKFAADLALVPDAELVAVGSRSAGSAESFAAEHGAPGCRAHASYEALVADPDVDVVYVASPHALHLEHARLAFEAGKHVLCEKPLAVTAADAEAIVALARRHDRFLMEAMWTACHPVVRAVAAGLRERRFGTPRQWHAELGFVVDTDALAPDDRLLDPALGAGAMLDMGIYPLTTAHLLFGEAEVLTAAAAVSASGIDLDIAVAGRYPGGVVATMSASMTSWSSRTGTIATDRGRIDLADFHHPTRATFTPLAEGGDDGTELGVAVPIEGTEALIGVGYGNEAAEVGRCLRAGLRESPLVPHAQTLTLMRQMEDLLAQVGVTYP, from the coding sequence ATGACCCACGACGGCACCGCCGACCGCCCCGTGCGCTGGGGCATCCTGGCCACCGGCAAGATCGCCCGCAAGTTCGCCGCCGACCTCGCCCTCGTGCCGGACGCCGAGCTGGTGGCGGTCGGCTCGCGCTCGGCCGGCTCCGCGGAGTCGTTCGCCGCGGAGCACGGCGCCCCCGGCTGTCGCGCGCACGCGTCCTACGAGGCGCTGGTCGCGGACCCCGACGTCGACGTCGTCTACGTCGCGAGCCCGCACGCGCTGCACCTCGAGCACGCCCGGCTGGCCTTCGAGGCCGGCAAGCACGTGCTGTGCGAGAAGCCGCTCGCGGTCACCGCGGCCGACGCCGAGGCGATCGTGGCGCTGGCCCGCCGGCACGACCGGTTCCTCATGGAGGCCATGTGGACCGCCTGCCACCCCGTGGTGCGGGCCGTGGCCGCCGGGCTGCGCGAGCGGCGCTTCGGCACCCCGCGGCAGTGGCACGCCGAGCTCGGCTTCGTCGTCGACACCGACGCCCTGGCCCCCGACGACCGGCTCCTCGACCCGGCCCTCGGCGCCGGCGCGATGCTCGACATGGGCATCTACCCGCTCACGACGGCGCACCTGCTCTTCGGGGAGGCCGAGGTCCTCACCGCGGCCGCGGCCGTCTCCGCGAGCGGCATCGACCTCGACATCGCGGTCGCGGGCCGCTACCCGGGCGGCGTCGTCGCGACCATGTCGGCGTCGATGACCTCGTGGTCCTCGCGCACCGGCACGATCGCCACCGACCGCGGCCGGATCGACCTCGCCGACTTCCACCACCCGACGCGGGCCACGTTCACGCCGCTCGCCGAGGGCGGTGACGACGGGACCGAGCTCGGCGTGGCGGTCCCGATCGAGGGCACCGAGGCCCTGATCGGCGTCGGGTACGGCAACGAGGCGGCCGAGGTCGGCCGCTGCCTGCGCGCGGGGCTGCGCGAGAGCCCGCTGGTCCCGCACGCGCAGACGCTCACGCTGATGCGGCAGATGGAAGACCTGCTCGCCCAGGTCGGCGTCACCTACCCCTGA
- a CDS encoding alpha,alpha-trehalose-phosphate synthase (UDP-forming) translates to MPADLVIVANRLPVDRVTQPDGTQGWRPSPGGLVTAIEPVMRANDGTWIGWPGGPSEDADAGDLDPFEADGLQLVPIGLTAEEIELFYEGFSNATIWPIYHDLVAKPEFHREWWDSYVKVNEKYAAKAASVAAEGATVWVHDYQLQLVPQMLRELRPDLRIGFYLHIPFPPAELFQQLPWRRQLLEGLLGADLVGFQLPGGAANFVRLVRQRVGHKTHRDLVYLPDGRTVRAAAFPISIDAAGFEALASDEAVVARAAEIREALGSPRRIFLGIDRLDYTKGIYARLRAYAELIETGELDVEDAVFVQVAVPSREQVEQYRILRDEIDRLVGRINGDLGRIGRPAISYLHSSYPREEMAALYTAADVMVVTPYRDGMNLVAKEYVACRTGDDGALVLSEFAGAADELRQAWLVNPYDINGMKAALLEAYRADGKELTRRMKAMRRTIKKHDVAAWADAFMTELADVEHSTHAKSVRAVGRS, encoded by the coding sequence ATGCCCGCCGACCTCGTCATCGTCGCCAACCGTCTGCCGGTCGACCGGGTCACCCAGCCCGACGGGACGCAGGGCTGGCGCCCGTCGCCGGGCGGTCTGGTCACCGCGATCGAGCCGGTCATGCGGGCCAACGACGGCACCTGGATCGGCTGGCCCGGAGGCCCCTCCGAGGACGCCGACGCGGGCGACCTCGACCCGTTCGAGGCCGACGGCCTGCAGCTGGTCCCGATCGGGCTGACCGCCGAGGAGATCGAGCTCTTCTACGAGGGGTTCTCGAACGCCACGATCTGGCCGATCTACCACGACCTGGTCGCCAAGCCGGAGTTCCACCGCGAGTGGTGGGACAGCTACGTCAAGGTCAACGAGAAGTACGCGGCCAAGGCGGCGTCGGTCGCCGCCGAGGGCGCGACCGTGTGGGTCCACGACTACCAGCTGCAGCTGGTGCCGCAGATGCTCCGCGAGCTGCGACCCGACCTCCGCATCGGCTTCTACCTGCACATCCCGTTCCCGCCGGCCGAGCTGTTCCAGCAGCTGCCCTGGCGCCGCCAGCTCCTCGAGGGCCTGCTCGGCGCCGACCTGGTCGGCTTCCAGCTGCCCGGCGGCGCGGCGAACTTCGTCCGGCTCGTGCGGCAGCGCGTCGGCCACAAGACCCACCGTGACCTCGTGTACCTGCCCGACGGGCGCACCGTGCGGGCCGCCGCCTTCCCCATCTCCATCGACGCCGCCGGCTTCGAGGCCCTGGCCAGCGACGAGGCCGTCGTGGCCCGCGCGGCCGAGATCCGCGAGGCGCTGGGCAGCCCGCGCCGGATCTTCCTCGGCATCGACCGCCTCGACTACACCAAGGGCATCTACGCCCGGCTGCGCGCCTACGCCGAGCTCATCGAGACCGGTGAGCTCGACGTCGAGGACGCCGTCTTCGTGCAGGTCGCGGTGCCCTCGCGCGAGCAGGTCGAGCAGTACCGCATCCTGCGCGACGAGATCGACCGGCTCGTCGGCCGCATCAACGGCGACCTGGGACGGATCGGCCGCCCGGCGATCAGCTACCTCCACAGCAGCTACCCGCGCGAGGAGATGGCCGCGCTCTACACGGCCGCCGACGTCATGGTGGTGACCCCCTACCGCGACGGCATGAACCTGGTCGCCAAGGAGTACGTCGCCTGTCGCACCGGCGACGACGGTGCCCTGGTGCTCTCGGAGTTCGCCGGGGCCGCCGACGAGCTGCGCCAGGCCTGGCTGGTGAACCCCTACGACATCAACGGCATGAAGGCCGCGCTGCTCGAGGCCTACCGGGCCGACGGCAAGGAGCTGACCCGCCGGATGAAGGCGATGCGCCGCACGATCAAGAAGCACGACGTCGCCGCGTGGGCCGATGCGTTCATGACCGAGCTGGCCGACGTCGAGCACAGCACCCACGCCAAGAGCGTGCGGGCCGTCGGGCGCTCGTGA
- a CDS encoding LuxR C-terminal-related transcriptional regulator: protein MTSSTPRSPSSPHRLGIVLADDSVLLREGLQLLLAEAGHEVLAAVGDGPAFVAAALEHRPDLALVDVRMPPSHTDEGLRAAVEVRRGWPAARIMVLSQYVEVSYADDLLASGPADQGGTGYLLKDRVGDVEEFLAALATVSRGGTVLDPLVVRQLMGRRQDPLGALTPREREVLALMAEGRSNAAVAAALTVTPGAVEKHTQRIFAKLGLTPDDDAAHRRVLAVVRFLRAG from the coding sequence ATGACCTCCTCGACGCCGCGGTCCCCGTCGTCCCCGCACCGGCTCGGCATCGTGCTCGCCGACGACTCGGTGCTGCTGCGCGAGGGCCTGCAGCTGCTGCTCGCCGAGGCCGGCCACGAGGTGCTCGCGGCGGTCGGCGACGGCCCGGCGTTCGTCGCGGCGGCGCTGGAGCACCGCCCGGACCTCGCGCTCGTCGACGTCCGGATGCCGCCGTCGCACACCGACGAGGGCCTGCGGGCCGCCGTCGAGGTCCGCCGCGGCTGGCCGGCCGCGCGGATCATGGTGCTGTCGCAGTACGTGGAGGTGTCGTACGCCGACGACCTGCTCGCCTCCGGCCCGGCCGACCAGGGCGGCACCGGCTACCTGCTCAAGGACCGGGTCGGCGACGTCGAGGAGTTCCTCGCCGCGCTGGCCACGGTGTCGCGGGGCGGCACGGTGCTCGACCCGCTCGTGGTGCGCCAGCTGATGGGGCGCCGCCAGGACCCGCTCGGGGCGCTCACGCCGCGCGAGCGCGAGGTGCTGGCGCTGATGGCCGAGGGGCGCTCGAACGCCGCGGTCGCCGCAGCGCTCACCGTGACCCCGGGTGCGGTCGAGAAGCACACGCAGCGGATCTTCGCCAAGCTCGGGCTCACCCCCGACGACGACGCCGCGCACCGTCGGGTGCTGGCCGTGGTCCGGTTCCTGCGCGCGGGCTAG